From one Takifugu rubripes chromosome 14, fTakRub1.2, whole genome shotgun sequence genomic stretch:
- the pigg gene encoding GPI ethanolamine phosphate transferase 2: protein MKVRTSVFATLILMSEVIGIALFLRGFFPVPIKSSLASKNSLSDLPAEPLSGSSPNTTRLPHPLFKRVVIMLVDALRDDFLFGPNGGTFMPYTRHVVERSSSYSFVAKARPPTVTMPRIKALTTGSIPGFIDVVMNLNSPALLEDNLIWQAKTAEKRIIFYGDDTWVRLFPKHFMEYDGTTSFFVSDYTEVDNNVTRHLDSTLKRDDWDILILHYLGLDHIGHISGPYSSLIQPKLMEMDDVLKKIHGALISKEAEGSLPYLLVLCGDHGMSETGSHGGSSEPEVNTPLVLISPAFKRKVGMEKPGVIEQVDLAPTLALGLGLPISQNSVGRVIPGVFQESSLRDQLRFLHLNGHQLNCLLKDSMPSYEKEAGFEQYRVAEKAHGNWMKLYFEGNTSEVLSNMGKKVLKQYLEALAALSSALSKQLGKYDMYSMIAGMVFVFQLLMILLLAMPEALSADAAVDLPVASALLSLPFYLLCLLLASVHVLVCTSATSSCYYCTLSWGLVFVVVAFSSAMFCILISMAVRRLSLGLKYNGKSPLKTNVSEWSLSELDVLLLAGTVGHTLSLAASSFIEEEHQTWYFLLNTLCLAMFQDVCRKYFREKSTSKDEEDCLLPSKDCWNSALPQPDASSEKWLALATPIFTLVCCRLLRSINQTGVQWAHLPDVGHWLNSSEHRTVLSLLTVFCLVLTYLLVQRRCSWVSKVALAFGLVGVYSYRAAVGNVIFPWQHSSRTMSKGTVEARFVYVFVLGILFSGTKDLLRSQIITADAKLKSRGLWEIYSGLVLLASLLFRAHNLPVLCCCLLIQTLISQFIWKKLHYDAAQITIMHYWFGQAFFYFQGNSNNIATIDISVGFVGLESYVEAPAIFLTALSTYAGPLLWTCHLVCYLSSERHRSPVSVGHGCYCLALLRSVPAAVYIVLVTVLRYHLFIWSVFSPKLLYESMHLLLTAGVCLFFITMEQSPRKS from the exons ATGAAAGTCCGCACGTCTGTTTTTGCAACACTCATTTTAATGTCAGAAGTGATTGGTATTGCTCTTTTTCTTCGAGGGTTTTTCCCTGTGCCTATCAAGTCTTCCCTGGCGTCCAAGAATAGCCTGTCGGATCTCCCAGCAGAGCCGCTCTCAG gaaGTTCCCCGAACACAACTCGCCTCCCCCATCCACTTTTTAAAAGGGTGGTCATCATGCTGGTGGACGCCCTACGAGATGACTTCTTATTTGGGCCAAATGGTGGCACGTTTATGCCTTACACCAGGCATGTGGTGGAAAGAAGCTCATCCTACAGCTTTGTGGCCAAAGCCAGACCTCCAACTGTAACAATGCCAAGAATCAAG GCTTTAACCACCGGTAGCATCCCGGGCTTCATAGATGTGGTCATGAACCTGAATTCTCCTGCTCTGCTGGAGGACAACCTCATTTGGCAGGCcaaaacagcagagaagaggatCATCTTCTATGGAGACGACACCTGGGTGCGCCTTTTCCCCAAACACTTCATGGAATACGATGGAACCACCTCGTTCTTTGTTTCGGACTACACCGAG GTTGACAACAACGTGACACGGCATTTGGACAGCACCCTGAAGAGAGACGACTGGGACATTCTGATCCTTCACTACCTCGGCCTCGACCACATCGGCCACATCAGCGGGCCGTACAGTTCGCTCATCCAGCCCAAGCTGATGGAGATGGACGACGTCCTGAAGAAGATTCACGGGGCCCTCATTTCGAAG GAGGCAGAGGGATCTTTACCCTACCTGCTGGTGCTGTGTGGGGACCACGGCATGTCAGAGACCGGCAGCCATGGAGGCTCATCCGAGCCAGAAGTCAATACGCCCCTCGTGCTCATAAGCCCAGCCTTCAAAAGAAAAG TGGGAATGGAAAAGCCAGGAGTTATCGAGCAGGTGGACCTGGCTCCCACTCTGGCCCTGGGACTCGGCCTGCCCATCTCTCAGAACAGCGTGGGCCGCGTCATCCCTGGTGTTTTCCAAGAATCGTCACTCCGGGACCAGCTGCGCTTCCTGCACCTCAACGGCCACCAACTCAACTGCTTGCTCAAAGACAGCATGCCAAGTTACGAGAAAG AGGCCGGTTTTGAGCAGTACCGTGTGGCCGAAAAGGCTCATGGGAATTGGATGAAGCTTTACTTTGAGGGGAACACCTCTGAGGTGCTGTCCAACATGGGCAAAAAAGTCCTCAAGCAATATCTGGAGGCTTTGGCTGCCCTCAGCTCAGCCCTCAGCAAACAGCTGGGCAAGTACGACATGTACTCCATGATCGCAGGcatggtgtttgtgtttcag CTCCTGATGATCTTACTGCTGGCTATGCCTGAAGCCCTCAGCGCTGATGCAGCTGTGGATCTCCCAGTCGCCTCAGCGCTGCTGTCCCTGCCCTTCTACCTTctgtgtctgctgctcgctTCCGTGCATGTGTTGGTTTGCACGTCTGCTACAAGCTCCTGTTACTACTGCACCCTCTCCTGGGGCCTTGTGTTCGTGGTTGTCGCATTCTCCTCAGCAATGTTTTGTATTCTGATCTCCATGGCAGTGCGTCGACTCTCCCTGGGACTCAAGTATAATGGGAAG TCGCCGCTGAAGACCAACGTCAGCGAATGGTCACTGTCAGAGCTGGACGTTTTGCTTCTTGCCGGCACAGTTGGACACACTCTGAGCCTGGCGGCCAGCAGCTTTATCGAGGAGGAGCACCAAACTTGGTACTTTCTGCTCAACACCTTGTGCCTCGCCATGTTCCAAGATGTCTGTCGCAAGTACTTCAGAGAAAAGAGCACATCCAAGGATGAAGAGGACTGTCTCCTCCCGTCCAAAGACTGTTGGAACTCCGCTCTTCCTCAGCCAGACGCCAGCTCAGAGAAGTGGCTGGCTTTGGCCACGCCCATTTTTACTCTGGTCTGTTGCCGACTGCTGCGCTCCATCAACCAAACGGGGGTGCAGTGGGCGCATCTTCCTGATGTGGGACACTGGCTCAACAG cTCCGAGCACAGGACCGTCCTCTCCCTGCTCACTGTCTTCTGCCTGGTCCTTACTTACCTCCTGGTTCAAAGACGGTGCTCGTGGGTGTCCAAGGTCGCCCTCGCCTTCGGCCTCGTAGGCGTCTACAGCTACAGAGCCGCTGTTGGCAATGTCATATTTCCGTGGCAACACTCCAGTCGAACAATGTCCAA GGGAACCGTGGAGGCCCGCTTCGTTTACGTCTTTGTTCTGGGCATCCTGTTCTCGGGCACCAAGGACCTGCTGCGATCCCAGATCATCACAGCCGATGCAAAGTTGAAGAGCAGGGGCTTGTGGGAGATTTACAGCGGCTTGGTGCTGTTGGCGTCACTGTTGTTCCGCGCTCACAACCTGCCcgtgctctgctgctgcctgttgatCCAGACGCTCATCTCTCAGTTCATCTGGAAGAAACTCCACTACGACGCAGCTCAGATAACCATCATGCATTACTGGTTTGGCCAGGCCTTCTTTTACTTCCAG GGCAATTCCAACAACATCGCCACTATTGACATTTCAGTTGGTTTTGTCGGACTGGAGAGTTACGTCGAGGCGCCCGCCATCTTCCTGACAGCCCTCAGTACTTATGCTGGGCCGCTGCTCTGGACGTGTCACCTTGTCTGCTACCTGAGCTCAGAGAGACACAG gaGCCCCGTCTCGGTGGGTCACGGCTGCTACTGTCTGGCCCTGCTGAGGTCCGTGCCGGCTGCTGTCTACATCGTGCTGGTGACCGTTCTGCGCTACCACCTCTTCATCTGGAGCGTCTTTTCCCCCAAATTACTGTACGAGTCCATGCACCTGCTGCTGACCGCGGGAGTCtgcctcttcttcatcaccatGGAGCAGAGTCCCAGGAAGTCGTAG